One segment of Carya illinoinensis cultivar Pawnee chromosome 1, C.illinoinensisPawnee_v1, whole genome shotgun sequence DNA contains the following:
- the LOC122307787 gene encoding epoxide hydrolase 3-like, with amino-acid sequence MVNLVEALRPLVHGLMKMAGVKPYTLEIEPGTVMNFWVPLETLKTPKKCQNPAKPSKPVVVLIHGFAAEGIVTWLFQVGALTKKYSVYVPDLLFFGRSITDKTDRSPDFQAECLATGLHKLGVERCTLVGFSYGGMVAFKMAERHPDLVQAVVASGSVVAMTDTINETMLKGIGFSSSSEFLLPTSVKGTKALFSVGAHKKLWFPDRLHKDFLEVMFNNRKERGELLEALLIGNKDATVPHFPQMIHLLWGENDRIFNVEIAQNMKEQLGENASFQVIKKAGHLVHLERPCVYNRYLNRFLASFHADKTRENPQK; translated from the exons ATGGTGAATCTTGTTGAAGCACTGAGGCCACTGGTGCATGGATTAATGAAGATGGCAGGGGTTAAACCCTACACGTTGGAGATTGAGCCAGGAACTGTCATGAACTTCTGGGTTCCATTGGAGACCCTCAAGACTCCCAAAAAATGCCAAAATCCGGCTAAACCTAGCAAGCCCGTGGTGGTGCTGATACACGGTTTCGCCGCCGAGGGCATCGTGACTTGGCTATTCCAGGTGGGAGCTCTCACTAAGAAATACTCCGTTTACGTGCCGGACCTTCTCTTCTTTGGCCGCTCTATCACCGATAAAACCGACCGTTCCCCAGATTTTCAAGCCGAGTGCTTGGCTACAGGGCTGCATAAGCTCGGCGTGGAGAGATGCACCTTGGTTGGGTTCAGTTATGGTGGGATGGTGGCGTTCAAAATGGCTGAACGGCACCCTGACCTGGTTCAGGCCGTGGTGGCGTCCGGCTCGGTCGTGGCAATGACCGATACCATTAATGAAACAATGCTGAAAGGCATAGGGTTTTCTTCTTCGTCGGAGTTCCTGTTGCCTACCTCTGTCAAAGGTACGAAAGCGCTTTTCTCTGTTGGTGCTCACAAAAAGCTGTGGTTTCCGGATCGGCTTCACAAAGACTTCCTTGAG GTGATGTTCAACAACAGAAAGGAGAGAGGTGAACTGCTTGAAGCTTTACTCATCGGCAACAAGGATGCCACGGTTCCCCATTTCCCGCAG atgatacatcTCTTATGGGGTGAAAATGATCGGATTTTCAATGTGGAGATTGCCCAAAACATGAAAGA GCAACTGGGAGAAAATGCATCATTTCAGGTCATAAAGAAGGCAGGTCACTTGGTTCACCTGGAGAGACCTTGTGTTTACAATAGGTATCTGAATCGGTTCCTTGCTTCCTTCCATGCAGACAAAACAAGAGAGAATCCCCAGAAATGA
- the LOC122282038 gene encoding uncharacterized protein LOC122282038 translates to MDRSWMNLPDRLRSPAYAEGVNHFLTLARSHAMGSDRIRCPCRLCSNNLFLPFREVETHLFIKGFNPTYTQWIFHGEEETRPLIDVDSDPDLTDEDEYIDDMDHMLDDVWAGTFHNVPQGSQGDAIPTTSHPAVPETSCKPSFDQLLEDARRPLFTGCTKFSKLSFVVKLLHIKTLGGWSIKSFDQLLNLLRAAFPDAACPSSYEEARSLERGLGFKYHKIHACPNDCILFWKENADKNECPVCKASRWMSTTHGTRVIPQKVLRHFPLVPRLQRLYMSTKISTDMRWHKDQRVTTDTIMRHPADSESWKTFDKDHSWFAGDARNVRLGLASDGFNPFNNLAKPYSIWPVILVLYNLPPWSCMKDQFFMTSLLIPGPKSPGNDIDVYLQPLVDELVELWEHGVPTYDASTKGTFTLHAALMWTINDFPAYGNLSGWSTKGKLACPSCNANTESNWLKFGRKQCYMGHRRFLPPDHIWRSKKGLFNGKEDHRIPPRVLSGSDIVSQLHMVGDVQFGKSRRKRKRTSEELNWTKISIFFKLPYWSTLLIRHNLDVMHIEKNICDNIFGTLLNIPGKTKDNINARRDLEILGMRKELHLRHAGEKFTLPPAMYTLHGDERNKFGEWLAEVKFPDGFASNIARCVSVRDCKISGFKSHDCHVFLQRLLPIAVGGFLRPDIALALTELSSFFKKLCSRTFDITHLSQLQSDIVIILCKLEMIFPPSFFDVMIHLAIHLPREAILGGPVQYRWMYPFERYLGKFKRYVKNKARPEGSIAEAYIHLECLTFCSMYLQDVETKFTRVDRNIDGGGEDTIDGFSIFNQHVRPLGVASNVKLDDKLLSSARWYILNNCVEIQPYIDEHYEKCKLHTPNSCDRMHKNEFPTWFKKRVQDQRIVNPQDVSADLYALACGPDLWVATYSACIINGKRFHSKQHEPWRWTQNSGVVVKGENLPNNLDFYGVINEVLELRYMGGRHVYLFSCDWFDVSDQRRGVRVDVHMTSVNMSRTWYKDEPFVLACQASQCYYVKDLWLKGNWYVVEKFTNRNVYDIPPIPRALGDNDVESSDDDAYQDDVPSYEYAPMHCDDDPVITPLSRTDIEPISIDAPEAMHLGRDDQNTRDLINNEAFAYASEDGYGDGEYSDEEYFSTDEESMSN, encoded by the exons ATGGATAGGAGTTGGATGAACTTGCCCGATAGACTTCGAAGTCCTGCATATGCCGAAGGGGTGAACCACTTCCTCACACTAGCACGAAGCCATGCTATGGGAAGTGACCGAATCCGGTGTCCTTGTCGGCTATGCTCTAATAATTTATTCTTGCCTTTCAGAGAGGTGGAGACTCACCTGTTCATTAAAGGGTTCAACCCTACTTACACccaatggatatttcatggggaggaggaaactCGCCCTTTGATTGATGTCGATTCCGATCCCGATCTCACTGATGAGGATGAATACATCGATGACATGGACCATATGTTAGATGACGTATGGGCAGGGACATTCCATAATGTCCCTCAAGGTAGCCAAGGTGACGCTATTCCAACAACTTCACACCCTGCCGTACCAGAAACTTCATGTAAACCTTCTTTTGATCAGCTACTAGAGGATGCCCGACGTCCACTTTTTACGGGGTGTACAAAATTTAGCAAACTCTCATTCGTTGTCAAGTTGCTACACATCAAAACCCTTGGTGGTTGGTCAATTAAGTCATTTGACCAGTTGCTTAACTTGTTGCGGGCTGCCTTTCCTGATGCTGCATGCCCATCGTCATATGAAGAAGCACGGTCATTGGAGAGAGGGTTGGGGTTCAAGTACCACAAAATTCACGCATGCCCAAACGACTGTATattattctggaaggaaaatgctgaTAAGAATGAATGTCCCGTTTGTAAGGCTTCAAGGTGGATGTCAACTACACATGGGACACGAGTTATTCCTCAAAAGGTGTTGCGTCATTTCCCGTTGGTTCCAAGACTGCAGCGGTTATATATGTCTACAAAGATATCCACTGATATGCGATGGCATAAAGACCAACGAGTCACAACTGATACCATTATGAGGCATCCAGCAGACTCTGAGTCTTGGAAGACATTTGATAAAGACCATAGTTGGTTTGCTGGGGACGCTCGCAATGTGAGGCTCGGTTTGGCCAGTGACGGTTTCAACCCCTTCAACAATTTAGCAAAACcgtatagcatttggccagttATCCTCGTGCTGTATAACTTGCCTCcttggtcatgcatgaaagaccaattcttcatgacatccctACTTATTCCTGGTCCTAAATCACCAGGTAATGACATTGACGTTTACTTGCAGCCATTGGTTGATGAATTGGTTGAACTTTGGGAGCATGGGGTGCCTACATATGATGCCTCCACTAAAGGGACGTTTACGTTGCATGCTGCTTTgatgtggacaatcaatgatTTCCCTGCCTACGGTAATCTCTCTGGGTGGTCAACTAAAGGAAAATTGGCATGTCCTTCTTGTAATGCCAATACAGAATCAAATTGGTTGAAGTTTGGGAGGAAACAGTGTTATATGGGACACCGTCGATTCTTACCGCCAGACCACATATGGAGATCGAAGAAAGGGTTGTTtaatggtaaagaagatcacCGTATTCCACCAAGGGTGTTATCTGGATCAGACATTGTCAGTCAACTACATATGGTTGGGGATGTGCAATTTGGTAAATCCCGTAGAAAGAGAAAACGCACTTCGGAagagttgaattggacaaagatTAGCATATTCTTCAAgttaccttattggtcaacTCTTTTGATTCGGCACAATTtggatgttatgcatattgaaaagaacATTTGTGATAACATCTTTGGTACTTTATTGAACATTCCTGGCAAAACCAAAGATAACATCAATGCACGACGTGACCTGGAGATTTTGGGTATGCGGAAGGAATTACATTTGAGGCATGCAGGTGAGAAGTTTACGCTGCCACCTGCAATGTACACACTCCACGGAGATGAAAGGAATAAATTTGGTGAATGGTTGGCAGAGGTTAAGTTCCCTGATGGGTTTGCTTCCAATATTGCCCGTTGTGTTTCCGTACGTGATTGCAAAATATCAGGGTTTAAAAGCCATGATTGTCATGTTTTCTTGCAACGCCTACTTCCTATCGCAGTTGGGGGGTTCTTACGACCTGACATTGCCTTGGCTTTGACTGAGCTCAGCAGTTTCTTCAAAAAGTTGTGTTCCCGAACTTTTGATATAACTCACCTATCCCAGCTTCAAAGTGATATTGTCATCATCCTATGTAAgttggagatgatattccctccatcCTTTTTTGACGTAATGATCCACCTAGCTATTCATTTACCCCGTGAGGCTATACTtgggggtccagtacaatatagatggatgtatccatttgagagGTATCTCGGCAAATTCAAGCGGTATGTCAAGAATAAAGCACGaccagaaggttcaatagctGAAGCATATATTCACCTTGAATGCCTAACTTTTTGCTCAATGTACCTTCAAGACGTTGAGACAAAGTTCACTCGAGTTGATCGCAACATTGATGGCGGAGGAGAGGACACCATAGATGGTTTCTCAATTTTCAATCAACATGTTCGTCCCTTGGGCGTAGCATCTAATGTGAAATTAGATGATAAACTCCTTAGCTCAGCTCGATGGTACATTCTTAACAACTGCGTAGAGATTCAACCCTACATAGA TGAGCACTACGAGAAGTGTAAGTTGCATACGCCAAATTCTTGTGATCGCATGCACAAGAATGAGTTTCCAACTTGGTTCAAGAAACGT GTTCAAGACCAACGTATAGTCAACCCGCAAGATGTTTCCGCAGATCTATATGCATTAGCTTGCGGTCCTGACCTTTGggttgcaacatattctgcttgCATTATAAATGGGAAAAGGTTCCATTCAAAACAACATGAACCATGGCGATGGACACAAAATTCTGGTGTTGTTGTAAAGGGGGAAAATTTGCCTAATAATCTAGACTTCTATGGTGTTATAAATGAAGTCCTGGAGTTACGCTATATGGGAGGGCGTCACGTTTACTTGTTTagttgtgattggtttgacgttAGTGATCAAAGACGGGGGGTCCGAGTGGACGTCCATATGACTAGTGTCAACATGTCACGCACTTGGTATAAAGACGAGCCATTTGTGTTGGCATGCCAAGCTTCCCAATGTTATTATGTAAAAGATTTATGGTTGAAAGGGAATTGGTATGTTGTTGAGAAGTTCACAAATAGGAATGTTTACGACATTCCACCAATACCGAGGGCATTGGGTGATAATGATGTCGAATCAAGTGACGATGATGCCTATCAAGATGATGTTCCATCATATGAGTATGCTCCTATGCATTGTGATGATGATCCAGTCATAACTCCACTAAGTAGGACTGATATAGAACCTATAAGTATTGATGCCCCAGAAGCTATGCATTTGGGCCGTGACGATCAGAATACCAGAGATCTCATTAACAATGAGGCCTTTGCTTACGCTTCAGAAGATGGTTATGGCGATGGGGAATATTCAGACGAGGAATATTTCTCGACAGATGAAGAGTCAATGTCGAATTAG
- the LOC122307750 gene encoding sugar transporter ERD6-like 6 yields MSFREESEPEDLRKPFLQTGSWYRMGSRQSSIMGSSAQIIRDGSISVMLCVLIVALGPIQFGFTCGYSSPTQAEIIEDLGLSVSEYSIFGSLANVGAMVGAIASGQIAEYIGRKGSLMIAAIPNIIGWLAISFARDASFLYMGRLLEGFGVGIISYTVPVYIAEIAPQNMRGSLGSVNQLSVTIGLMLSYLFGLFVNWRVLAILGILPCTILIPGLFFVPESPRWLAKMGMTEDFETSLQVLRGFDTDISVEVNEIKRSVASTGKRATIRFADLKRKRYWFPLTIGIGLLVLQQLSGINGVLFYSSNIFEKAGISASNVATFGVGVIQVMATGVTTWLVDRAGRRLLLIVSSSGMTLSLLVVAIAFYLEDVVPEDSKFYSMFAILSLVGLVAFVISFSLGLGPIPWLIMSEILPVNIKGLAGSIATLGNWLTSFVITMTANLLLSWNSGATFTIYTVVAAFTVIFVSLWVPETKGRALEEIQQSFR; encoded by the exons ATGAGTTTCAGAGAAGAATCCGAGCCCGAGGACCTCAGGAAGCCATTCCTCCAAACAGGGAGCTGGTACAGAATGGGGTCGAGGCAGTCCAGCATCATGGGCTCCTCGGCCCAGATCATTCGCGACGGTTCCATCTCCGTCATGCTCTGCGTCCTCATCGTTGCCCTCGGCCCCATCCAATTCGGCTTCACC TGTGGGTATTCTTCCCCAACGCAAGCTGAAATAATCGAGGACCTGGGACTTTCAGTCTCGGAG TACTCTATATTTGGTTCTTTAGCAAATGTCGGTGCCATGGTTGGGGCAATTGCTAGTGGTCAAATCGCAGAATACATTGGGCGTAAAGGG TCACTTATGATTGCTGCGATTCCTAATATAATTGGATGGCTTGCAATATCATTTGCCAGA GATGCCTCGTTTTTGTACATGGGAAGGTTGTTGGAAGGATTTGGTGTCGGGATTATATCTTACACG GTACCGGTATATATAGCTGAGATTGCACCTCAAAATATGAGGGGATCCCTTGGGTCTGTTAATCAG CTCTCAGTGACAATTGGACTAATGCTGTCTTATCTTTTTGGACTGTTTGTCAACTGGAGAGTGCTTGCAATTTTAG GAATTTTGCCATGTACAATATTGATACCTGGCTTGTTTTTCGTGCCAGAATCTCCCCGATGGTTG GCCAAAATGGGGATGACAGAAGATTTTGAAACCTCATTGCAAGTTTTACGAGGTTTTGATACCGACATTTCAGTTGAAGTGAACGAAATCAAG AGATCTGTAGCATCAACAGGCAAAAGAGCTACGATCCGGTTTGCAGATCTCAAGAGAAAGAGATACTGGTTTCCTCTAACG ATAGGAATCGGATTACTTGTGCTCCAGCAACTCAGTGGTATCAATGGTGTTTTATTCTATTCAAGTAACATCTTTGAAAAAGCCG GGATCTCGGCGAGTAATGTTGCAACTTTTGGAGTTGGAGTTATTCAG GTTATGGCTACTGGGGTTACTACTTGGTTAGTGGACAGAGCTGGCCGCAGGCTTCTGCTTATT GTGTCATCGTCTGGAATGACCCTTAGCCTCCTCGTCGTTGCAATTGCATTTTATCTGGAG GATGTTGTACCAGAAGATTCTAAATTCTATAGCATGTTTGCTATACTGTCACTCGTTGGCCTTGTG GCTTTTGTGATATCATTCTCTCTGGGACTTGGACCTATTCCTTGGCTGATAATGTCTGAG ATACTTCCTGTGAATATCAAAGGCCTTGCTGGCAGCATAGCAACGTTGGGAAATTGGCTGACATCATTTGTGATTACAATGACTGCAAACTTACTGTTGAGTTGGAACAGTGGAG CTACCTTCACAATTTATACCGTGGTTGCTGCTTTTACTGTTATCTTTGTGTCACTTTGGGTTCCAGAAACTAAAGGCAGAGCTCTGGAAGAGATTCAGCAGTCATTTAGATGA